In Carya illinoinensis cultivar Pawnee chromosome 7, C.illinoinensisPawnee_v1, whole genome shotgun sequence, the following are encoded in one genomic region:
- the LOC122315576 gene encoding transmembrane protein 230-like isoform X3, whose amino-acid sequence MAYVDHAFSITDDDIMMETSYTVNNRPPIKEIALAVSLLVFGAVGIIVGLIMAFNHVGGDRAHGLFFAILGSILFIPGFYYTRIAYYAYKGYKGFSFSNIPAV is encoded by the exons ATGGCGTACGTGGACCACGCGTTCTCGATAACTGACGACGACATAATGATGGAGACCTCGTATACGGTGAATAACAGGCCTCCCATCAAGGAGATCGCTCTCGCCGTCTCCCTCCTCGTCTTCGGTGCCGTCGGCATCATCGTCGGCCTCATCATGGCCTTCAACCACGTCGGCGGCGATCGTGCTCACG GGCTCTTCTTCGCAATACTGGGGTCGATCTTGTTCATTCCAGGGTTTTACTATACACGAATTGCATACTATGCTTATAAGGGATACAAAGGCTTCTCTTTCTCCAACATACCTGCTGTATAA
- the LOC122315576 gene encoding uncharacterized protein LOC122315576 isoform X2 yields the protein MYLLMENPGKGKPLIFEVCRLFSGAEDYSLPDTIGSVPAIFIVDLSKRWIELGPLNCIYTGSHLPSRKAQMLEHQRAGQDMGSSPVGCRSSDFCVVEWAGCANLHVIQRSSDQRWYHWRHNDSGWSAFSKLLEHCSGTCHSVIPSRTILNRHDELIRYDPSCHCRCICFIKFILEAKMGRRTCLDYHI from the exons ATGTATTTGCTTATGGAAAATCCAGGAAAGGGAAAGCCATTGATTTTTGAAGTATGTAGATTGTTTTCTGGTGCAGAG GATTACTCTTTGCCAGATACTATTGGCAGTGTCCCTGCAATATTTATCGTCGACCTATCAAAGCGTTGGATTGAACTTGGTCCCCTCAATTGTATTTACACTGGCTCTCATCTTCCGTCAAGAAAAGCTCAAATGTTGGAGCATCAACGGGCAGGCCAAGATATGGGGTCTAGCCCTGTCGGCTGCCGGAGCTCTGACTTTTGTGTTGTGGAATGGGCCGGTTGTGCTAACCTCCATGTTATTCAACGTTCAAGTGATCAGCGATGGTATCATTGGCGGCATAATGATAGTGGTTGGAGTGCTTTCAGCAAGCTTTTGGAACATTGTAGTG GGACATGTCACTCGGTTATACCCAGCAGAACTATCCTTAACCGCCATGATGAGCTTATTCGGTACGATCCAAGCTGCCATTGTCGCTGCATTTGTTTCATCAAGTTCATCTTGGAAGCTAAAATGGGAAGGAGGACTTGTCTTGATTACCATATTTGA
- the LOC122315576 gene encoding WAT1-related protein At3g30340-like isoform X1 has protein sequence MFCTLLCRITLCQILLAVSLQYLSSTYQSVGLNLVPSIVFTLALIFRQEKLKCWSINGQAKIWGLALSAAGALTFVLWNGPVVLTSMLFNVQVISDGIIGGIMIVVGVLSASFWNIVVGHVTRLYPAELSLTAMMSLFGTIQAAIVAAFVSSSSSWKLKWEGGLVLITIFDITRRSCGDRIIVLCKDMVH, from the exons ATGTTTTGCACATTGTTGTGTAGGATTACTCTTTGCCAGATACTATTGGCAGTGTCCCTGCAATATTTATCGTCGACCTATCAAAGCGTTGGATTGAACTTGGTCCCCTCAATTGTATTTACACTGGCTCTCATCTTCCGTCAAGAAAAGCTCAAATGTTGGAGCATCAACGGGCAGGCCAAGATATGGGGTCTAGCCCTGTCGGCTGCCGGAGCTCTGACTTTTGTGTTGTGGAATGGGCCGGTTGTGCTAACCTCCATGTTATTCAACGTTCAAGTGATCAGCGATGGTATCATTGGCGGCATAATGATAGTGGTTGGAGTGCTTTCAGCAAGCTTTTGGAACATTGTAGTG GGACATGTCACTCGGTTATACCCAGCAGAACTATCCTTAACCGCCATGATGAGCTTATTCGGTACGATCCAAGCTGCCATTGTCGCTGCATTTGTTTCATCAAGTTCATCTTGGAAGCTAAAATGGGAAGGAGGACTTGTCTTGATTACCATATTTGATATTACTAGGA GGAGTTGTGGTGACAGGATTATCGTATTATGTAAGGACATGGTCCATTAA
- the LOC122315574 gene encoding WAT1-related protein At2g37460-like → METTRLLYLLEESKAYVFLTLNELCLAIFMILVQSLTSVGVSALIIQVYGHAISTIVLALLAFFIDKNARPPLTFKILCYAFLMGLLQITLCQILLAVSLQYLSSTYQSVGLNLVPSIVFTLALIFRQEKLKCWSINGQAKIWGLALSAAGALTLVLWNGPVVLTSMLFNVQVISDGIIGGTLIVVGVLSTSFWNIVVGHVTRLYPAELSLTAMMSLFGTIQSAIVAAFVSSSSSWKLKWEGGLVLITILLGGVVVTGLSYYVMTWSIKKRGPVFTTAFNPLLVVLSFLLQTFVLRNSAHLGSIVGAVLVILGLYLLLWAKANDMEKKEIVDDESLYSPLVQP, encoded by the exons ATGGAGACGACAAGGCTGCTGTATTTGTTAGAGGAGAGTAAGGCATACGTATTCCTAACTTTGAATGAATTATGCCTTGCAATTTTCATGATTCTGGTGCAATCACTTACCTCCGTTGGCGTCAGTGCTCTCATCATCCAAGTCTACGGGCATGCCATCTCTACCATTGTCTTGGCTCTTCTCGCTTTCTTCATCGATAA GAACGCGAGGCCTCCTCTCACCTTCAAGATATTATGCTATGCATTCCTTATGGGATTATTGCA GATTACTCTTTGCCAGATACTATTGGCAGTGTCCCTGCAATATTTATCGTCGACCTATCAAAGCGTTGGATTGAACTTGGTCCCCTCAATTGTATTTACACTGGCTCTCATCTTCCGTCAAGAAAAGCTCAAATGTTGGAGCATCAACGGGCAGGCCAAGATATGGGGTCTAGCCCTGTCGGCTGCCGGAGCTCTGACTTTAGTATTGTGGAATGGGCCGGTTGTGCTGACCTCCATGTTATTCAACGTTCAAGTGATCAGCGATGGCATCATTGGCGGCACACTGATAGTGGTTGGAGTGCTTTCAACAAGCTTTTGGAACATTGTAGTG GGACATGTCACTCGGTTATACCCAGCAGAACTATCCTTAACCGCCATGATGAGCTTATTCGGTACGATCCAATCTGCCATTGTCGCTGCATTTGTTTCATCAAGTTCATCTTGGAAGCTAAAATGGGAAGGAGGACTTGTCTTGATTACCATACTACTAGGA GGAGTTGTGGTGACAGGATTATCGTATTATGTAATGACATGGTCCATTAAGAAGAGGGGACCTGTATTCACAACGGCTTTTAACCCACTTCTGGTCGTTTTATCGTTTCTTCTGCAGACATTTGTCTTGCGAAATTCTGCACATTTGGGCAG CATTGTGGGAGCAGTATTGGTTATACTGGGGCTTTACCTACTTCTATGGGCAAAAGCCAATGACATGGAGAAGAAAGAAATTGTGGACGATGAATCTTTGTACTCTCCCTTAGTTCAACCTTGA
- the LOC122315577 gene encoding glutaredoxin-C4 — MAARAVILSILVITIAASLSWVSSSSPESASAFVKKTISSHKIVVFSKSYCPYCRRAKNVFKQLSQVPHVVELDERDDGSDIQDAISDIVGRRTVPQVFINGKHIGGSDDTVEAYESGELAKLLGIATKDEDEL, encoded by the exons atGGCAGCGAGAGCGGTAATATTGTCAATTTTAGTCATTACAATAGCTGCATCTCTCTCATGGGTATCATCATCTTCGCCTGAATCTGCTTCTGCCTTTGTCAAGAAGACCATCTCTTCCCACAAGATCGTCGTCTTTTCCAAATCCTATTGCCC GTACTGTAGAAGGGCAAAAAATGTTTTCAAACAGTTAAGCCAAGTACCCCATGTTGTTGAACTTGATGAGAGAG ATGATGGCTCAGACATTCAGGATGCCATAAGTGATATTGTTGGGAGGCGTACTGTACCCCAGGTGTTCATAAATGGAAAGCACATTGGGGGCTCAGATG ATACTGTTGAAGCATATGAAAGTGGAGAACTGGCTAAGCTTCTTGGCATTGCTACGAAGGATGAAGATGAACTCTGA